GATACCTATGCCGCAATAAATATCAGTGTAATTTAGATTATGGAAGGGTCAACCTGGGGACTGGGGAGCTGATGGAGTGGGAAATACCCAGGATCAAATACCATTTTAACGTTGAGTTGCATATCTTAAAACACTGCTCATTTGTGTTTTTAGCTGGCATGGGCTCGGAAGCATGCCATCAGCAGAGGCGATGCGTCTTTTTGTCAAAATCTTGGAGGTATGATTGATTACATGATATTGTTCGGTGTGCACAATTTGCAGATTGATGTAATTGATGTATTGGTGTTTTGGCAGGAGGAAGATCCTGGATGGTACAAGGTCCCTGAGTTCAACCCTGAGCCTGTTGTAGATATTCAAATGCATGTAGGTGACACTAATGGCTGCTTCATTGTTTTTTGCTAAATATTCATAATGGGATTATTTCCATCTCAATGTCCAGCTTTCTAAGTTTTTTTGGTTAACAGATTTAGTAAGTTATCCAtctgtgttttctttttattaGAAACCAAAAGAAGAGCCACAGGTTGTACCAGCTTCAACAAATGGAACATCAATTCCAAAACCAAAAACCATTTCTGAAAATGAAAGTTCTGTGGGGACACAGGACAAAGATGTTATTCTGGAAGGCCTTGATAATGTTAGTTCTCGTGAAGAATGGACTCCATTATCTGCCAGTGGTCATCGTCCGAAGCCTCGTTATGAGGTGCGCCAGATCTTCCATTTCCTCTTCCATTGTCTAACTCTTTTGTTTTTTCGATTTACTTTGGTAGCACTAATGAGAATTATGGTTGCTGCAGCATGGAGCGACTGTCTTGCAAGACAAGATGTATATATTTGGTGGAAACCATAACGGACGTTACCTTAGTGATCTTCAGGTACATGAAGTTGAATGCAGCAATCCACGAGACCATATATATGAATCTTAAGTTATTAGCTATGACTTGGAAGCATGCGACTATGTGTGCATATGCTGTTCTACTGCTTTTGATCAAATTATCCTTAACTAGTTGTCATATTGGATGCACTGTCTGGATTAATTGTCCATTTCTGTTCATTCTTAAACTTGACATTTTGTAATATTGGTGTGATGTCAACGATGCAAGTCATCCCTTGCCTCCTTATGCCAAACTTGTTGGGTTAATAGATTGTTATGTAATAGAGTATGTTGTCACTATACAAGGATAAGCACCTATTTCCCCCAAAATAATGCTAACAAATTAATAAGTTTTTGGGTATTTGATGATTTAGGTATTTCCTGCATGGAAAATACCAAGTTAATTATGTAGCATTTGCTCAATCAAGTTGTTTAGATAATATTTGGAGTGAGAAGCTTGAATAGCAGTATGAATGGGAGGGAAAACAAATTCATTTACAGGCACTGACAATACAAATATGTCGCTTCAAAGCAGCTAAGCATTAAATATCACTGGTCTAATGAATGTTCCTTATTCACAATTTTTACCAAAAATAGGTTTTGGATCTGAAGAGTTTGACTTGGTCAAAGATTGATGCCAAATTGCAAGCAGAATCTTCTGATTCAGTTAAAACTGCACAAATTGCTCCTTGTGCTGGACATTCTTTGGTACACTTCTGCACAAATAGTTAGAACTTTTGCAAAGTCATTTATCTTTAGGACGGTAGTTAATAGCGGTTGCCTGTTATTCTGTACCATTTCGTAGATATCATGGGACGACAAATTTTTCTCTATTGCTGGACATACAAAAGAACCATCTGAAGGCATTACAGGTTTGCTAAAATTTAGTTTTAATCTATTTTGATACTTTTCTGCTAATTACGTCTCTCATTGCTGTGATTTGTTTTTCTGATGTTGACGCTTCGCTTCTGGTGTTTTTATTCTAGTGAAGGAATTTGATCCGCATACTAGTACCTGGTCAATTGTCAGGACTTACGGCAAACCACCGGTAATCATATTTCTTCAATCCATGGTTCTTACTCTGAACCAACACCAAATATAGTAATTATTAATTCTTGTTCCACTGTTCTTATGTTTGAGCATGTACCTTATTTAGTGTGCTTTCCCTGATGGTTTCTTTTATTGGTTGTGCCTGATTTTAGCTGAAAGTTTGTATTGTAAAATGATTGATAAGAAATTCTGCATCAGAATAATGCTTAATTTCTTTGATATAATTATGGAGTTGTACCCAGGTGAAGTACATTGCTTATGTAAGTTTCATCTGCTGTAGGTTTCACGTGGAGGTCAGACGGTGACTCTTGTTGGAACAACTCTAGTTTTGTTTGGTGGTGAAGATGCAAAACGATGTCTCTTGAATGACTTGCACATTCTTGATCTTGAAACCATGACATGGGATGATGTGGATGCAATGTAAGTACAGGAAGCTTGATGGATCTATGCACAGTTGTTCACCTAGTAAAAAGGTCACTGCTATGCAAGGATAAAATAGTACTTCAAAAGTTCCTAGATTTAATTGGTACACCAGTCCCCTAACATAATTGGTATACATGTTAACTTTCACCACATATGTTAGAATTTAGAAGCTTCTTTGGCTAATGAGCTACTTTGTGCACAATCTAGGTTATCACTTTTCAGTAATTTCTCTTCACCGACATATTTTCCACCACTTTGTTGTTATAGACTTTGCAGTTTGACTCAATCAAGTCTGGACCAATGGAAGTACTAAATCGGCAGTCAGGCATCAGCTTTTTCTAGCttaaaagggaaaaggaaaaaatgaaacaaaaaaagggAAATCAGGGAATATAATTTGCATGCAAGactttgaatatatttttatagctCATAAAAATGATTGCCTATTTATAGTTCATTATGAAGGTGCAAAATATGTTTCCCTATCTAAACATTTGATCAAACTGTATTTTAATAACACATATATATGGATTATAGAATAATATCGCTAGATCAGTTCATGCACATGTTCTGAAAACAGGAATGATCCTTTAAAGCTAAACATTGTATTACTATATTTCTGAATTCAGCTCATCGTGATATTGGCTTTATGTTTTAGAGGCACCCCTCCTTCTCCAAGATCAGATCATGCTGCCGCTTGCCATGCTGACCGCTATCTTTTGATTTTTGGTGGGGGATCTCATGCAACATGTTTCAATGACTTACATGTCCTTGATTTGCAGACGGTACGGACTTTTTCTTGCTGGAACTCTTTAAAGACTGGTGCTTTATATTTGACTACTAAATTTTGTTGGGAGTTACAGATGGAATGGTCAAAACCTAAACAACAGGGTCTGACTCCAAGCCCGCGAGCCGGCCATGCAGGTGCAACTGTTGGGGAGAATTGGTACATAGTCGGGGGTGGCAA
The nucleotide sequence above comes from Phragmites australis chromosome 4, lpPhrAust1.1, whole genome shotgun sequence. Encoded proteins:
- the LOC133915061 gene encoding acyl-CoA-binding domain-containing protein 6-like — encoded protein: MASSGLAYPDRFYAAAAYAGFGAGGATSSAAISRFQNDVALLLYGLYQQATVGPCNVPKPRAWNPVEQSKWTSWHGLGSMPSAEAMRLFVKILEEEDPGWYKVPEFNPEPVVDIQMHKPKEEPQVVPASTNGTSIPKPKTISENESSVGTQDKDVILEGLDNVSSREEWTPLSASGHRPKPRYEHGATVLQDKMYIFGGNHNGRYLSDLQVLDLKSLTWSKIDAKLQAESSDSVKTAQIAPCAGHSLISWDDKFFSIAGHTKEPSEGITVKEFDPHTSTWSIVRTYGKPPVSRGGQTVTLVGTTLVLFGGEDAKRCLLNDLHILDLETMTWDDVDAIGTPPSPRSDHAAACHADRYLLIFGGGSHATCFNDLHVLDLQTMEWSKPKQQGLTPSPRAGHAGATVGENWYIVGGGNNKSGVSETLVLNMSTLTWSVVSTVEGCVPLASEGMTLVHSNYNGNDYLISFGGYNGRYSNEVYTLSLKSDSQSTAKEETVSDNTSRTLEPEVEISQDGKIREIAMDSADSDLKTRNDEASEQLLAALKAEKEELEATLNREQLQTIQLREEIAQAETRNAELTKELQAARGQLAAEQSRCFKLEVDVAELRQKLQSMDALEKEVELLRRQRAASEQAALDAKRRQSSGGMWGWLVGTPPDKSES